TGAATAACAAAATCTACTACCTCAGTCTGATAATGAAACCTGGGTGTGTTGGGAATTCTATATCAGAAGAGGCTTTAAAGCCCAATTACTGTGTATCAGTGGGGTTTTAATCAGCCTGTCCCtgaatgttttaatttgctttatCCAACACAGACATTCTCAGTCTGAAAGTACCTCTGCCTCCCAAAGCAGTGTGTCATATACAGGTTGGAATGTCTTTATTCAGGCCAGACTTCCTCTCATTCACATTGTCCTTGACTTTAGGTGACATGCTGCATGATTATCTGCCCATATCTCTTACTGTCTTTTTGCCATTACACTTGGTATTTCAAAGCAAAGCTCCACCCGAGGAAGTGTTTGGGGTGAAGCAGTGACTGATGAATGATGTTGTAGTCATAATTATGCTGCTGTAACCCTCATGCTCTCAGTTAATGCCATTTGTCATCGGAAAGTATGTCATTCATTGCATGTAACCACTACAGTTCTTCTCCATTGGTAGTCGGCCATCCCTCAAAGGAACTAGTGCCATCATTCataccaccatcatcaaaatatagatatttatatgtattatatgtGATGTGATGAGATGTCACACTGAACTGGACTCTTAACAAATTCTGCACGTGGAAGTTCATTAGGAACACATATCTGTGATAAAGTACATAAATAGTTTAATGAAGTTGTGTATTGTCCGTTTTTTATATGTAGTGTTGGACActaaaacagcaacagcaacgACCACCGTGTTTGAATATTTGCCAATAAATTTATTGAATTCAtatgatatattattattttaatgtgccCCTATGTTTGGCATTGTGGAAGATCCACAGATAACCTGGAGTTCTTTGCAAAAGTATGATATGGTCAcaataatactactactaatgaTAGCACTTCTTTACACAACTATATTATATTAATTtaagtatacagtatgtaccaCAAGCGAGCAGAGTTTCATATGGAAAGCATCATGACAAATGAACATAAGTAGTGAAAAGTGTATGTCATTTCAAAATGCAGTAAATGGCCAAGACATTTGTTACCATCAGTTTAACAAATACtgctttaaaattcaaaatcaatTCACATACATTACTTGGCGGgtcacttgtttttttattttcctttttttaagaGGAAAAATATGTATGTAACAGCGACCCAGAAGGTGAGAATATTCCCTGATGTCTTTgagtaaaatataatttgatcAAAATATCACCTCAAATTGGCTGTTTGCCACTGATTTGGAAAAGCCCAATCAAAGGGTTTGCTGAGGTGGACTGACTTTTCTGCTTTTACCTTGTTAGTTTACCTACTTATAATTGCAACATATATCATTAACATTTATATGTATTAAAATTGCATAATAAGCTTTAAAAGGATGAAAACAAATATGAGGTATTCTGGTATTATATTTTCAACATCTTTCATAATTTCCAATTTATAATTATGCAGGAGGCCATTTAATAAGTGCACATATAACAAAATAGGTCAAGTTCCAGCTTGATCTTTTCATATGAAGGATGATTCATATAAGACAGTCTTAGTCCAGATTCCATGTTTAGCTATCAATTAGCTGACTCAAGCATGAATTCATGAAACATGATTCAGTATTTCAATATATTTAGAAGTTTAGGACTGCTCTATACATTAATTTTAAAATCTCAAAACTGTGACTTTTGTGCACTAAGCAGCAAAAATAATTCTATATAAtagcttttgtttattttgggaGGAGTTGTGAAATATAGAGATTTATAATTGCAGGTACATGTTAGTCCAGCCACTGTAAAGCCACAGGAATGTTCTTTTCTGGAAGCACCAGCTGGAGAAAAACATGAATAGTTGAGTGTGCAGTCTTGTCCGTGCAGTCTGTTACTCCCTATTGACATAGCTTGTGAGGTCACATGGCTCAACAAGGCGACTCCACGTAGTCATTGTCTAGACGTGGGTGGAAAGGTGACGCCAGAGAGCGACTGATGATGATAACTCGAGGTGCAAGGCAATCATCACGGCGGTGTAAAATGTTCCAGATAAGCATGGCCGCAGCTATCGTGGCCAGCAGGCAAGCAGCTATATCCAAGTAGCAGGAGTAGGACAGGTGTGTGTAGGGCCCGATCTTGTAGAAGGTCACAAGTCCAATCACCAGCACAAAACCTGTACAGGAGCACAGAGAGACAAGACCTTAATTGGTGAAAATGAACTGCCATTCTCATGTAGCATCTCATAAAGTTCCAGTTGAAAGTATTTATTGAATAATTTTCTATTAAAGGGTTTTCTTATTGCCAAGCTGTTTAAGTAGTGTCATGGTTCACATGTAGACACTGTCAGTTTCAGTTAATTGcaacctgtagtgtaaagcactttgtgtgGTCGAtagcagtccatttaccatttaataCAGTTTCACATTAATACAATTACTAGGAGCTGCCTAGAGCCAAAATACTGTCGCTGGCTATTGAAGAAATATTCATGAGTTATAATTTCAGTACTGCTGAAGTGATCAAGATGTATGTACGCACCAAAAAAGGCAGGTGCTCATACTGTTTCACATATACTATGTAAGGAATGTTCTGTGCTCTTGAAGATGAGCTGAAATAAGAGTCTATACCCACACTTCATCCTGGGGGTGATACAAATTTCATGACATTCCTTTGGACAGTAATTTATATATTCCAGTCAAAACAAATAATTGTTAAGTCTTTACTAAAATCAGTatgattcatcatctggggatCATGATCCTCTTTAGaagtttcatggcaatccatgcCAGAGATATATTTGTCTGGACCACAGTGATAGACCAATCAACTGACTGATATTGATGGAGCcaaaaactgaactgagaaaatgttcttgaggcagagcaaagaaaaatgttcagGAGAAAGTTTTCCTATTGTGATTATGTATTTTACTATTTCTAGTTCACTATTTCTTGGATGTTCAAAAGGTTTAAAGGTGCAGTTATTTAACAGAATATGTGGCAAGTATACCTGAAGTGGCTTTTTGAAATCACATATCACATCCATCCGTGTAGCCTTGTATTTCACAGTCCAGCAGGAACTCTGTATGGGGCCTTTGAATTTGGAAATCTGTTTCCTCCTGGGAAGAACTTCTAAGATCTCAAGATGAAAGTTCCCAATAGTGTAAAAATATCAGAGCATGAATATACGCTCGGAAAAGCCTTTGAGAACTTTTATCTCCCGATTTCTTTGATTCACAATAGTTTAACTCACACAATGAGGAACTCCTGTTTGCATGCGAAGGTAAAAAGCCATAGACTTCTGTTCCATGCTGTTTCTTTGATCcttaactttgttttatctACACTATTAATGTCTCCATAACCCACACCGTTCCTCAGTCTTTACCAATAGAGTTAGTTAATTCCTCATTTACCACATTCAAGTGTTGTCTGGAGCCTTTTAGTAGTTCCACAATAATACATGTCTGAAATATTGCCTCATCCATAGTGGTATAAATATAGGGACCAGAAATAATCTCTGGAAATAGGGACGTTGGTGCTGTAGGATATGAATCAGTCCATTTCCTGAAGTATGTCAGTGGCACCAAGGGGGGAGTTCATTTGTATTCCTTTCCCTACCTCTACAGTAAGATGGCTGTCATTGTTTTAAGTGAGGATGTGAACAATTGTATCTATGTATCATTGCGTGTCAACCACTGTGTGTACGCATAAGAATGCAACTGTTTGCTCAAACTGTTCATGTTTAACCTGTCTGGCTCCTTAtccaagaaaatgaataatCTCCTGTTCAGGTTCCAGCCAGGGTGGGCTGTGTGAACTTCTTTTTTGGCACAGACTTATCTCTCAAACTtccttccccttcttcctctttccatccttccttccttccctcctctccacacCCTGAGCGTTGAGGTTAATATATTTGCTGGACATTTGAcatgatctgtcacagagaAATCTAAACAAGTCTTATCTAAAGGCCAGGTCTTGGAAATTCATTTAGGTGGTTTGTTTTCCTTCCAGTTACTAATGTCTTGGTTTATTCTTAAAGGGCACAAAATTGATTAGAATGAATATCCTGCCTGGATGTCTTGCTCAAACCTGTATCACTCCCTTACTACCAGGAATCTCTTGAGCCACGGACTTCAGGGAAAAGTCTGACTCCTCTCTGAGCCAGATATCACAGATCAGAATTGAAGCCCAcaaattaaaaagaataaaCCGAGAGGATAAACTGTATCCATTCAGAAAACACATTCCAGAGTAGTCTCCAGGCGTGAAATGGCCAATATTATGCTCTCAGTCTGGACCTGCCAGCACTGCTGAGATATCACTGAATGAAACTGGATATTGTTATTCCACATGCTGCTTGCAATAGCTGAGCATTTTGGCAcgatggaaaatgaaaacattcctGAGAAAGAAAGTGATGGGTAAAAATATCTCCATTCATTCAGAGCTGAAGCCATTCACTGACTCATGGGGGAGGTCTAAAGCAGGAATGGGGAATGGATTACTGAATGGTAGTGGCCAGTACAACTATCTGTAATCAGGAAATGAGGTCCTTTTACTTCAGTATGAATTTAGTGAAGGAAAGCCTCTATTCGTGTTTTTTGCATGCTTagttttaagattttttttctaaattttcATTCTTAGACTGCAATGAACAGTTTTAGAATAGACCAGTCtgacattatttttattcacgttttatttcatgttattttctcAGTCTGATCAGTTGTATAGATTTTTTCCTGAAGCCCAAGATGATATTAATCAAGatatattatttgttttgttcaatGCACactctaaaactgaaaaaatattctgttcgctatcaaggacaaaaaaaagactATGAGACAAActaaaaagcaaagcaaatttgagaagctagaaccAGGAAATATGAGGCATTTCTGTGACCCATTCTAGTGGTGCGGCTCTGCCTTTTTGCTGGTCAGTTGGTTTGTCCACTACCTTGGTGCAGACAAATATCAACTGTTGGATGGTTTTCTGTAAGATTTGGTGCCAGATATTCATAGTTGTCACACTGTATCCAAATGACTTGTGgttccctgacttttccttgCCACCACTAGTAGTTTGAcatgatgtgtgatgtgtgccATAGTTGCAATATTGCAAATATGACATGGACTGTCGTTAAATTCGATAAAGACATCAATGGCCTCCTCGGGATGAGTTGTattaactttggtgatcccttaactttttATCTAGTGCCACATAaagtcaaaatttaaattttgtcCAAATATAGACACACTGATGACACACTGACTTTATGTATGGTGCTAACAAGTAAATGCTAGCTAGCTAATACGCTAACCTAAAATGGTAAACATTGcctgcttaacatcagcatgctaatatcatattattatgatattattaatgttaacgtgagcatgttagcatactgatattagcatttagctcaaagtactAGTATGGCTGTAAACTCTCAgtataattaattttaatttgtccgTAAGACTACTTTATAATCATATACCTGCAAAAACAATAATATCTATCATCCTCACCTATACTATACTAACCTAACCTAACTATacttagtgctaattagcaaatgttagcatgctaaactaagatgattAAACATGGTGAGCATCCAAACAAAAGCATATCAGCATGACACAGAGTAGAATGTTACATTGTGCTGTTAACCTTTGTCTGTTATATCACATTATTAGTGTCTCATACACATTGTCATGTTAAGCTCTTTAATGTTGTTGCTTGAATTAGATTTTTCCATAGCTTTCAGTGTTATCACATTGCTTCATTAGATTTCTGTTGTTGACTTAAGTGACCTTTGAGAAAACATTGCTATAAAATACTAAGCTACTATGTCTAATGTCAAGAATAAATTTTGATGGTTAACTTGTAATCttcatgacaactgagcaaacttcATACACCGATGAAGGCTTTGTGATACAGTTGAGGTTCTAGAATAAGCTATTTAGAACCTTGAGCTGGGACTGCTTTGTCAAACTGCTGAAAAGATCTGTATTTTATCAAAACTGCTATTattgtatcaaaaaaaaaatccctgtgtAACTCAGTTTATACATACAGCCTCATGTAAATCATGGCTGTTGTACTGTTTATTAATATTCTTCCAAGCATCCTGTTTTTGGTTAGGAACATCCCATCTGCCAAGATACGTGTCATTTTGTTACTCAGCAGCTTTGTTGACCATTTATGGTTACAGAGTAAATTTAGAACATGCCATTTTCCTAGGATtgttatttttagattttaggGAAATAGGTGTgtgctgtttatttctttttagaCTTTGTCACTACTGTTACTCATGTCCGCATTTGTGAATATATGTAATCTCTTAGCTCATCATTgactacatttaaaaacagaacagctaCTTTGTCCATAGCCCATTTTGGAGATGATCATTCATGGGATGGGAAATCTGTTTACTTTGTGATTGTCTTCATTAAGGCTTTTGTGATATGAGTTACTTGTTGCTGAGGTTGTGGTGTTGGTGTTGTCTAATACTGGAAAATACAGTAAAGTCGGGTGGGTCTCAGTCTTCTCACAGAGATCGTTAGATAAAAGCCGTCATTCCTGCTGCGATGCATGCCGAAGACGCTAACCATAAAGAGGGGAATCTTTATTTGCTGCTGCTCTTGGACATtttgtaaacacagacataaaagcTAGGCCAGCTTATCTAGACAGAGGCAACTCCCACCCTACTGTCATGTGTACCACAGGACATTTCTCTGTAAAAATACACTATgaacacacaaaccaacacacacactgatatacacaaaaatacatgCACATAATCCCTCCTGCCAGcgcagacacaaacatacagtccCTGTCGAAACTGTCTTTCCCGTGCATTCCCCCCTcccttctttttccttcttcagCTCAGGGTTTTGCATAACAGGTAGTCACAGACATTTCCTCGTCCTGAGCAGGGATATCCTGGCGCCTGACAGTCGCTCCCTGGCTCGCTGCAGCTCTGGCCCATGGATTCTGGACTGGGACTAAATTTAGACCCAGAACAGACCCCCTTCATTCCGCTCTGCCACAATGATACCAAGTGGCTGAGTGACCACTgcacacagcacaacacactTCCTCAGCAGGGGCACTGGGACAGGCCATGCCAGCCAACTCTTTAAAGTGGCACagtgggatggatggatgaatgtgtgCTGGGTGTGGAGGAGGGCTTTTGTTACCATGACTGCATGAAGTCATGTCCCACAAGGATGACACTCTTTCAGTTTTCTGGTCTCCTTGTGTCCCTTATTTCTATCCCTTGCAGTTTGGCTGCCCTCTTAATTTattcaagttttatttgtagTCTTTCTTTGCCAGCATCAAAAACACTGTGATTCCAgcaaatttgacttttttaaagtgaaaaaataacGGAATAACGGAATTATATTAAGTATGTAAAATTAGCTATTGTTTCCAATCTGCTCAgtgtcacattttttatttgtctaaatTTTACCAtgaatttatattatttttaaaaaataataatattatctAGCCAGGGTGAAGATTATTACCACATAGTAGATAGCTCTAGTTTTTTCCAGTGTCTTCTTAAAATATTTGGCTTCAGAGGTTGATCTTCAGAGAGCCAGCTAGTCTAGCTCCCTCTGTGATTTTATCCCTCTCTTTTTGGCATTCTACCAGGGAGCATGTGACCTTTGCTTTGCAGCATCtagatttctctttctctctgtcagaatGATATAATGTGCATAAAATGTTAGTGGCAAGGACGATGATCATCTTCATCAGAAAGGTCCTTCTCAGAGACTTGTCTTTCTGCTGACGCACAGCAATTCAAATAAACGAGCTGTAGGAACATTAGTACTCACTGGCGAGCTGGAAGAGCGCAGCAATGGCTTCCTCCCACCACTGTGATTCCTGCGTGATGAAAGGCAGCTCCATCAGGCCTAGAAGGAAGATCAGCTGACCAACTGTCAGGGCCACCGTCGCCATCAGGTTACACGCTCGCATCATGTCGAACTGCACTTGAGGGACCAGAAGAGTTGTGTCATATTTCCTGCTATATGATCTGAATTCATTCATCACAAGCTGGATTAAGGCTAAATCAGGGGTCTTGATCtttaaatgataatgttgtttttgagaTACATTTGTAGGAAGGTGACATAAACATGATTACTGCTCATTTATCATCAATGGTGAGGCACGTCTTTGTCTTACATTGCCAGGCAGTGCTGCCCATTGTGCCCAGTAATGCTGGTGAGTGGACTTCAACATTTCCCAGACTTGTTCTTGAATGGGAATTCCTCAGTGGAGCTTAATCAAATAAACACTCACTCTGCTTTAAAATGCATCCAAACCAAGTTTATACTCAGACCCTGTTGACAACATGATTGCCCACAAAAAGATGAATTTGACTTTCAAATGCACTACATATCGCAATGTCTTGGCCGGTTGTCATGGGCTAATGTTTACACTAATACATTAACAAGTAATAAACCTTAAGTAATGCAATTATATTGGATTTGTGAGTGTATACATCAAGTTGATGTAGGGGTGTTGTTAATTCAGCAACTttagtgttttggttttgacaATTAGTCAATTCTGGCCCCCATTCATCACCCCTTAAaatagaatttatttatttactgactCACATTAaaattcctctgtgtgtttcatatggaagaaaaatttaaaatgacTATAGCAGTGGGCACAATCAGGCACAGAAATACCCTTAGcgctgtgttttgtttctgttgaaaACTACTACATCTTGGACGTGCAATCAGTCAGTCTGATGACAAAAAGATGAGACAATTTGAAGTTTGCTAATATTCACTTTTTTGGAAAGAATgagtaaaattaaataattaagcTTTAAATcttaataaaactaaaaacttaCATTTGACAGTGCTGCGTGACTCTTGGTAGCCTGCATACTCAGAGCCCCATCCAAGGCTTTCACACTGCCTCGGTGCCCCTTGCCCCCTTCTCCCAGCCTGGAGGTCATCACGGACCCTTTCCCCACCAGTGGGGCACATCCTCCATAGTCCCACGCTTCGCTTGCGTCCGTCCTCCAGGGCTTGCAGGACCCAGCTGGGGGTGAAGGCTGCGACATTGTTTAGGACCAGGGACAGCAGGGCCACTgccaccgccgccgccaccaGCCTCTGCACGGCCATGCGACGCCCGCCGCCCGCCACCTCGCCCCCTCCCTCGTGTCCCTCCTCCAGACCCTGTCCTTCCTCAGTGTCCTGCCCGCTCCCGGCTCTCCTCTGGGGCGGGAGCACCAGCAGTGCTCTGGGCCCCCtggctcctctcctccacctcctcctccaccaccaccacctcctccagctgttgGCTTGTGCTGTCCCAGCTTACGCAGAGGTGGATTTGGCAAGAGTGTTGTCTTGAGGCTTAGCTAAAGAACATCTCCATTCATCCTCATTCAGGAGTTTGTTGTCGTTGCAGCAGATCCTCAGCCCTCCTCCTCAGACAGCACTGCGGGTACGCTGGGATTAATCCAACTGGCACCTAGGTCCATTCCACTGGCTTCGGCTGGCTGCAGCTTGACTGGATCTCGCTCCTTACttagttttctctgtttttccttttgtacttctttccctttcttcagTGCTTTACTTATTGCACTGGTCTGAACTCTGTGTGGGCAGCTGGCTTCTCTTTGCAGGCATTagattgtttttcttcttccttttcttttcagtcactTCACATTGCCTTCGGAAGAGTATTGATGCAAAGAAAGCATAGATTCTCCGGACAGCGTTGCTAGGAGCTGACTCGTTAGTGGCTTTGCTTAAGCTTACCACGACTGTCTCTCTGCTGGAAGAGCCCCCACTGCCTCATTGGAACAAGAAGTCCTCTAGCCCACctccttttgcttttttctttctatcccccctctctctctctctgtctctctcactctctctctctctctcccactgtttCTGCAAATCCTTGAGGTCAGAGTTGAAAAGTGGGGGAGTTGCTGTTCGTCATAGTCCAAGGCATCAGCTCGCAAATGTAGCAAGCTTTAAACAGACGGCCCCCTTCTTTATGAtcactttaaatgtgtgtgtgtgtgtgtgtgtgtgtgtgtgtcagtgtgtttgtgtgagagaatgTCCAAAAGACCCCCGTTAGACGTCACTGTTGTGTATTCTTTTGTCTGGAGCCCAGGGGGCGTTCGCTAAAGTCCTCTCTCTCGTGTGCAACAAATATATTGGCCACCACAGTCAGCCAGCAACAGGATGTGTTtcctgagaggaaaagaggatgGGAAGAGGGGCCTGTTCCTTCTCTTGTCTTTCCTTTTCTGGCTCTCTAGATCTTGCCGCCCTGTGTGCAGCGGGCACGACTTTTCTCTGCATTCTAAAGTATCTCACTTTTTCGTTTTTCGTTTTCagggtttgttttctgtgaccAAATAGAGCAAGATTTTGGCTGACACTTACCAGTCTTGCTTTCTTTTACTTCGCTTGGCCCCCATTCCCCCTCTTAAAGCAGGGCCCCTAAAGATTTGGGATATTTCCTGTTGCCTGACTTTAATAAACAGCCCACATCTGTATCAGCtaaagcagggagggagggaggggacgCAAATAGAGACCAGATGGCTGTGGAATCTTAAATTTGGAAATGAAGCGAAAGAGAAGGGGGTAGAGGGGCTGATTTACGTCAgcaagacaaaagaaaaaagaaggagggaaacaGATAAAAGCACGCCTCTTGTTTTGAGTTCAAGTCCTGCACGTATTCTTGTATggttatgtttgtgtgcagaggGTATGTGGAGGATTTTTGTGATAATCATgataaatgttgaaatgatacgCAAGTACCAGAGGTCTAGCCAGTGAGACACAAGGGTATTCACCTCAGATCTGTCACCTTTCTTATATGCATATGAAAGGTCTGGGTCTAAAATATAAACTTTAAACTTAAACTTGGAAACGATTCTAACATATGCcaacattgtatttttttttctaataagaAATATCCTGAGATTTACGTGGTACATGTGCtcaactgttttcactgttgtaTACAGTGCATAATAATACAGTGCAGTGAGCCACACATCAACCTTGCAAACAAgccatttctcttttctttgtagTAAAGCGGTGTGGGAAAACATGGCACGGATGTGTGTAAAAACCCGCCGGCTGGATGTGGCACGTGTGTGCCTTGGGAATATGGGAAATGCCAGGGCAGCAAAAGCGCTAAAGGAGGCGGAGgctgagcctgagccagaagCCCAAGTGGCAATGTTGGCCATTCAGCTCGGCATGCTGGTAAGATATTCAAGCATTagagtgtaaatgattgatgggaTGTCCCTCACTCACAATTAACACTAACAAcacttttgttccttttttcaAATTGGAAAAAGAATTATTGAGACGTGACATGTAAAAACACGTATCCAAAAGCAGAGACAATTTATATCCATTTGAacaaaaaggtaaataaaatcCATCTAGTGGATATTTTGTCTGTTCTTCATAACTAATGCTAGTCCAACAAAATGAGGAGTTTTGTGACCAAAGGATGTGGCACAAACTCCTCTTTTTTGGTCTAAGCTTTTCACCCGGACAAAGACCGCGGGACTTTCCGGACCAAAAGCATTTATCTTTCCATCATCTTTTCCTGTCTTCCAACAGGAAGATGCAGAAAAATTGTACAAGAGCTGTCAACGCTATGACCTGCTGAACAATTTCTACCAGGCTTCTGGCCAATGGCAGCAAGCTTTGGAGACAGCTGAAATCCATGATCGCATCCATCTGCGCACCACCTACTACAGTTATGCCAAATACCTGGAGTCCATGGGCGACAAGACCCTGGCCCGTGCATAGTAAGACGCAGTCTATTGCAGTTTTATGTAAAAGATACACGCTTGACGTTTGTTCATGACAAATTTACTCTGGAAAACAAAGtgattgtcagtgtttttgttgcagttaTGAgaattcagacacacacagggttgAAGTGCCCAGAATGCTCCAGGATGACACATCAAACCTTGAGATCTATGTTAACAACATGAAAGACAAGTAAGTCCAGACTTTGCCTTGGTGGCAAAAACCTTGTCATCAGAAGAGGATATCACATGATTCTCATactacatgcatgcacatggttacatttaaacatcagtCCTGTCACTTTAT
Above is a window of Lates calcarifer isolate ASB-BC8 linkage group LG23, TLL_Latcal_v3, whole genome shotgun sequence DNA encoding:
- the tmem204 gene encoding transmembrane protein 204 — translated: MAVQRLVAAAVAVALLSLVLNNVAAFTPSWVLQALEDGRKRSVGLWRMCPTGGERVRDDLQAGRRGQGAPRQCESLGWGSEYAGYQESRSTVKLQFDMMRACNLMATVALTVGQLIFLLGLMELPFITQESQWWEEAIAALFQLASFVLVIGLVTFYKIGPYTHLSYSCYLDIAACLLATIAAAMLIWNILHRRDDCLAPRVIIISRSLASPFHPRLDNDYVESPC